From Paenibacillus sp. V4I7, one genomic window encodes:
- a CDS encoding exonuclease SbcCD subunit D encodes MRILHTADWHFGRTLEGRSRLEEQTAFMDELVQIVQDQAIDLVLIAGDIYDSVNPPAAAEQLFYEGIARLADGGKRQVAIISGNHDHPDRLAASGPLAAKQGIAIIGLPVPDIQSIGIARTGELTRLITLPYPSESRLKELLSDVAEEEVLRSKYSERVGALIRKQAASFEAGTVNLIMSHLYVLGGHETESERPIQVGGAYTVDTNALTAGAQYVALGHLHRPQNVKAASPIRYCGSPIAYSFSEAGQAKSVTVLELAPGQAAEPKEIFLTSGRPLVSWKAKEGIGQVHQWLDEQRDASAWIDLEVTMTEAMSIEQIQSLRKAYEGFIHIRPIYPEMEAVRATVSRADLSMEEHFTRFYSRQTGGALPEPELVRLFLELLQEKDLADASGE; translated from the coding sequence ATGCGAATTTTACACACAGCTGATTGGCACTTCGGTCGAACACTCGAAGGTCGCAGCCGATTAGAAGAACAGACGGCTTTCATGGATGAGCTTGTGCAGATTGTACAAGATCAAGCCATCGATTTAGTTTTGATCGCAGGGGATATCTATGATAGTGTAAATCCTCCCGCTGCTGCTGAACAGCTTTTCTATGAAGGCATTGCCAGGTTGGCTGACGGCGGTAAGCGCCAAGTGGCTATTATCTCCGGCAACCATGATCATCCGGATCGGCTCGCAGCATCAGGTCCGCTTGCGGCTAAACAAGGGATCGCGATTATTGGCTTACCGGTCCCTGACATTCAGTCGATTGGTATTGCTAGAACAGGTGAGTTAACACGTCTGATTACGCTGCCGTACCCGTCGGAATCGCGACTCAAGGAGCTGCTATCGGATGTAGCCGAAGAGGAAGTACTGCGCAGCAAATATTCCGAACGTGTGGGTGCACTTATTCGTAAACAAGCGGCTTCTTTTGAAGCCGGTACGGTGAATCTAATCATGAGCCATTTGTACGTACTTGGCGGTCATGAAACGGAATCGGAACGCCCTATTCAAGTAGGGGGCGCCTATACGGTAGATACAAATGCTCTAACGGCAGGAGCGCAGTATGTTGCGCTTGGCCATTTGCATAGACCGCAAAATGTCAAAGCAGCGTCTCCCATCCGTTATTGTGGTTCTCCTATCGCCTACAGCTTCTCGGAAGCCGGCCAAGCAAAATCGGTCACAGTGCTCGAATTAGCTCCGGGACAAGCAGCCGAGCCTAAGGAGATATTTCTGACTTCGGGCCGCCCTCTTGTTAGTTGGAAAGCCAAAGAAGGAATTGGACAGGTGCACCAATGGCTGGATGAGCAACGCGATGCTTCGGCTTGGATCGATTTGGAAGTCACAATGACAGAAGCCATGTCTATCGAACAGATTCAATCGCTGCGCAAAGCATACGAAGGCTTCATACATATTAGGCCAATTTATCCGGAGATGGAGGCTGTCCGAGCCACTGTATCGAGAGCAGATTTGTCGATGGAAGAGCACTTCACGCGGTTCTACTCTCGTCAAACAGGCGGCGCGCTGCCTGAACCTGAATTGGTTCGGTTGTTTTTGGAGCTGCTGCAGGAGAAGGATTTGGCGGATGCTTCTGGGGAGTAG
- a CDS encoding LacI family DNA-binding transcriptional regulator, whose translation MKKPTIKDVAKVAGVSAAAVSYALNGRTDKVSNETIERIKKIIETLNYIPDFSARSLVKNQSKLIGIVIPQTESHKQLILENPFYSEMISGIEGKLREYGYHLLLSGVNQGESYLDLSIQRNLDGAIMMGIYPEQFYDGFKKINIPIVLIDSYINDSYFKRIGIDDEYGGYLATKYLIDKGHSNIGLVTGAIRKDGVVEKRFLGYKRAIREANFFYNPDYVFEESMSYEHGVAAGQLIANKFPEITAVFATGDMVAFGAIRSLMDMGKKVPEDISVIGFDDITMSKMFIPPLTTIRQNITEKGAIAAEHLINMIQGGVEQEANEIMLPLTIVERATVRAK comes from the coding sequence ATGAAAAAACCAACAATTAAAGATGTGGCAAAAGTCGCAGGTGTTTCAGCAGCCGCAGTGTCCTATGCATTAAATGGCAGAACGGATAAAGTCTCCAATGAGACGATTGAACGCATTAAGAAGATTATTGAAACCTTAAACTACATACCTGATTTCTCAGCGAGAAGTTTAGTCAAAAATCAATCCAAGTTGATTGGCATCGTGATTCCACAGACAGAATCCCACAAGCAGCTTATACTTGAAAACCCTTTCTACAGTGAAATGATAAGTGGAATAGAAGGCAAGCTTCGCGAATATGGGTACCACCTCTTGTTATCTGGCGTTAACCAAGGGGAAAGTTATCTGGATTTATCCATTCAGCGTAATCTGGATGGTGCCATCATGATGGGGATTTATCCGGAACAGTTTTATGACGGCTTTAAGAAGATCAATATTCCGATTGTTCTGATTGACAGTTACATTAACGACAGTTATTTCAAACGAATCGGCATTGATGATGAATACGGCGGATATTTGGCGACGAAGTATCTGATCGATAAGGGTCACTCCAACATTGGACTCGTGACCGGAGCGATTCGAAAAGACGGTGTTGTCGAGAAGCGTTTCCTTGGCTACAAACGTGCGATTCGTGAAGCGAATTTCTTTTATAATCCGGACTATGTGTTTGAAGAATCCATGAGTTATGAGCATGGTGTTGCTGCAGGACAGCTCATCGCAAACAAGTTTCCCGAGATCACCGCTGTATTTGCTACGGGGGACATGGTTGCATTCGGAGCGATTCGGAGCTTGATGGACATGGGTAAAAAAGTCCCGGAAGACATCTCAGTCATTGGCTTTGATGATATCACGATGTCGAAGATGTTTATCCCGCCACTCACAACAATCCGGCAAAATATAACTGAAAAAGGCGCTATTGCGGCCGAACATCTCATCAACATGATTCAAGGTGGCGTGGAGCAAGAGGCGAATGAAATTATGCTGCCGCTAACGATTGTGGAGAGAGCAACGGTTAGAGCCAAGTAA
- a CDS encoding stalk domain-containing protein, whose product MKITKKRIGIMTLAVGIIAASLASAPAPARADIVWDHWQKAESLRASGNKDEAAPHWKFLANHYASIGEWENAALFYGNLAAYYDTIGDYDQAISYYESENEYWVKAGKDWGAVKLQRADQIRTMVELYRLERNETAVQQLALPKNSQLAKFEPTYGTYLGMYSEQDPKVGNIFTKMEAVYGKKHAIYLAYAHWGQGFPATYAKRAKDAGGALQIAWEPDDGLDPVTDGTYLRKWAQDAKAAGIPIFLRFAGEMNGAWVKWHGNPAQYIAKFRMLHDVFAVEAPNVAMVWSPGDVPANDIDPYYPGDAYVDWVGVSLYIEPYENGDPSLPSMISTSNVERLTRLYNTYSDRKPLMLSETGVPHYAHSAGEDFTEWSKLNLQRLYEVMPYKYPRLKAITYFNVDQKMDNAKNDYSLFTSSEIQNYYSKLIANPYLLSKVTDAAKPTDRRGYVPLDANHQAFTKQTKLIPFVKIPDVYIGKVEYILNGRVIASQTDLPYGLELRAGDVPEGSVIQIKVYNKSGKQIALRTFGLSSQVSVEIDGKEQKFEQAPVIVKGSTLTPLRAIFEAMGATVDYEAATRTVTAKKGSTTLRLTLDQKTVYVNGQAVQLDEPAQLVNGYTLAPARFVGETFGGKVAWDGTSRTVTITTK is encoded by the coding sequence TTGAAAATCACTAAAAAGAGAATTGGAATTATGACGTTGGCTGTAGGAATTATCGCTGCTAGCCTTGCAAGTGCTCCAGCGCCGGCTCGAGCAGACATCGTTTGGGATCACTGGCAGAAAGCAGAGTCACTTCGTGCAAGTGGGAATAAAGATGAGGCTGCGCCGCATTGGAAATTCCTGGCTAATCACTATGCGAGCATTGGAGAATGGGAAAATGCAGCTTTATTTTATGGAAACTTGGCCGCCTATTACGATACAATCGGTGATTACGATCAAGCAATTAGCTATTACGAGTCTGAAAACGAATATTGGGTGAAAGCAGGGAAGGATTGGGGGGCTGTTAAGCTGCAGCGTGCCGATCAAATTCGGACAATGGTTGAGTTGTATAGACTGGAACGTAATGAGACAGCGGTTCAACAATTAGCTTTGCCTAAGAACAGTCAATTGGCCAAGTTTGAACCTACATATGGTACTTATCTTGGGATGTACTCTGAACAGGACCCAAAGGTAGGTAATATTTTTACGAAGATGGAAGCTGTTTACGGTAAAAAACACGCGATTTATTTGGCTTATGCCCACTGGGGACAAGGATTTCCTGCTACGTATGCGAAGAGAGCTAAAGATGCAGGTGGCGCTTTACAAATTGCGTGGGAACCTGACGATGGCTTAGATCCGGTTACAGATGGCACCTATTTGCGCAAATGGGCACAAGATGCCAAGGCGGCAGGAATCCCGATCTTCTTGCGTTTTGCGGGGGAGATGAATGGCGCTTGGGTCAAATGGCATGGCAACCCTGCCCAATATATTGCGAAATTCCGTATGCTTCATGATGTATTCGCAGTAGAGGCTCCGAATGTCGCGATGGTTTGGAGTCCTGGTGATGTACCAGCGAATGATATTGACCCTTATTATCCGGGAGATGCTTATGTAGACTGGGTTGGGGTTAGCTTATATATTGAGCCTTATGAAAACGGGGATCCGTCTCTACCTTCCATGATTTCTACGAGTAATGTTGAGAGGTTAACGAGGCTTTACAACACCTATTCGGACCGCAAACCGTTAATGTTAAGTGAAACGGGAGTCCCGCATTACGCGCATTCGGCAGGTGAAGATTTCACAGAGTGGTCTAAGCTTAATTTGCAGCGTTTATATGAAGTAATGCCTTATAAGTATCCAAGATTGAAGGCTATCACTTACTTTAATGTCGATCAAAAGATGGACAACGCGAAGAATGACTATTCACTTTTCACTTCATCTGAGATCCAAAATTACTACAGCAAGTTAATTGCTAATCCTTATTTGCTATCCAAGGTAACAGACGCAGCTAAACCTACTGATCGTAGGGGTTATGTACCCCTAGATGCGAATCATCAGGCTTTTACGAAACAAACCAAGTTAATTCCTTTTGTTAAAATTCCTGACGTTTACATTGGCAAAGTAGAGTACATCTTAAACGGACGAGTGATTGCGTCTCAAACAGATCTGCCTTATGGTCTGGAGCTGCGGGCCGGGGATGTTCCGGAGGGCTCCGTCATTCAGATCAAGGTTTATAATAAATCCGGTAAACAAATAGCTTTACGTACCTTCGGTTTATCTTCTCAAGTATCTGTTGAAATTGATGGGAAAGAACAGAAATTTGAGCAAGCACCTGTCATTGTAAAAGGATCTACATTAACGCCGCTGCGTGCGATTTTCGAAGCGATGGGTGCAACGGTGGATTATGAGGCAGCAACTAGAACAGTTACAGCCAAAAAAGGAAGTACAACGTTACGCCTAACTCTTGATCAGAAAACAGTGTATGTGAACGGCCAAGCTGTACAGTTAGATGAGCCAGCTCAGCTGGTGAACGGTTACACACTTGCGCCTGCTCGATTTGTTGGTGAAACATTTGGCGGCAAAGTTGCTTGGGATGGCACAAGCAGAACAGTTACAATTACAACCAAATAG
- a CDS encoding SMC family ATPase: MRPIQLQMSGLQSYRELQTIDFSQLVDAGVFGIFGPTGSGKSSILDAITLSLYGKVERASGGTQAIMNHAEQTLFVSFTFELTNGAGTERYRVERQFKRGAEMSINGTITRLLHIKGTETIVLADKAGEVNQQVQHILGLSMQDFTRAVVLPQGKFAEFLTLTGKDRRQMLQRLFHLEQYGDHLSAKVSSKVKETDSTVKQLAAEQQGLGDASERALEEANARLLEAEQEAVRSRLHLEQQEKSYDDHKQVFQWQNEKEALEQETQKQQEQEALILEKELLLQKAEQAEKVRPYLEQHALAAKDVLTGETQLKIAAASQLTAETTYHQAVHQFEHSQQELALQEGPLLLRLDQLQQALVIQQELEQVQSQIETAQLQEAEVKATFTHLQAEVSKNIETKQKAILKQTELKDQLKLVESTAVSRQLLQSASQEKKAIEQLQAQELEAKKAREEKAGAYSAVEQSQLQLAAKQQAFQVTLSEWLKELQETGKEVNLQLAAFTKFVPALQAYKERQKQSWKRQERHALAAILANELMDGDHCPVCGATEHPSKQHSEVSAETANDLEANEELLGQVEELLQLAKERQFTGQQLLRRLGIVYQQAVDFAIPTSTGLGQSEVSSEQSLMLWGEAAAGKEVGAYAILGALQEDSSFEAFREEWKVVEASLSTCISQSEELEHSFQSLQKEHALLAQQFVQAGAQMQAAASLLSETNSRLTSITTTLGAQLKGWQERYAELSWVDVDQQLEQLLANERLAEELRGRIEKSIPFLDELNGKIDELQRAALEQDRTALQLHERLQGLALLAADKSRQLALREPGAAVPQLIAEATSALEQLRQLAQQTKLAHAAAQREQLLAAQRYSAAAEAAAAAARQLAQTERALHGALTDNGFASREAAEAAALAPEQRRQWAQLAAEHREREQALRAQLAQLAAKLQGRGLSADEWAQSQAQLSAAKAAAEAALETRAKATQGASELATRHARWCELEARRAEQATQLERLGKLQAVLKANAFVEYLAEEQLMQVSRAASERLSELTRRRYAIEVDSGGGFVIRDDANGGVKRPVSTLSGGETFLTSLALALALSAQIQLKGEYPLEFFFLDEGFGTLDQELLDMVIGALEKLHMDSLAVGVISHVPELRARLARKLIVLPAEPSGRGSRIVVEEL, from the coding sequence ATGCGTCCAATTCAGTTGCAAATGTCCGGACTTCAGAGTTATCGGGAATTGCAGACGATCGATTTTAGCCAATTAGTGGATGCGGGCGTGTTTGGCATATTTGGGCCAACGGGCAGTGGGAAATCATCCATTCTAGATGCGATCACGCTATCGTTATATGGCAAGGTTGAAAGAGCTAGCGGAGGCACACAAGCGATTATGAATCATGCGGAGCAGACGCTGTTCGTTTCTTTTACGTTTGAGCTGACGAATGGGGCTGGCACTGAGCGTTATCGTGTCGAGCGGCAATTCAAGCGCGGAGCGGAGATGTCCATAAACGGGACAATTACTCGGCTTTTACATATCAAAGGGACCGAGACCATCGTACTTGCGGATAAAGCGGGTGAGGTGAATCAGCAGGTACAGCATATTCTGGGTCTGTCTATGCAGGACTTTACGAGAGCTGTCGTGCTCCCGCAAGGGAAATTTGCAGAATTTCTGACGTTGACTGGCAAAGATCGTAGGCAAATGCTGCAGAGGCTATTTCACCTAGAACAGTATGGCGACCATTTGAGCGCGAAGGTTAGTTCCAAAGTGAAAGAAACGGACAGCACAGTCAAGCAGCTCGCTGCAGAGCAGCAGGGGCTTGGTGATGCTTCAGAGAGAGCATTAGAAGAGGCCAATGCCAGACTTCTGGAAGCTGAACAAGAAGCGGTTCGGAGCCGTCTTCATTTGGAACAGCAGGAGAAGTCCTATGACGACCATAAACAGGTGTTTCAGTGGCAGAATGAGAAAGAAGCGTTGGAACAAGAAACGCAAAAGCAGCAGGAACAAGAGGCGTTAATCCTCGAGAAGGAGCTGCTTCTTCAAAAAGCAGAGCAGGCCGAAAAGGTGAGACCCTATCTGGAGCAGCATGCTTTGGCAGCCAAAGATGTGCTGACAGGGGAAACGCAGCTTAAGATTGCAGCTGCTTCCCAACTAACAGCGGAAACAACCTATCACCAGGCTGTTCACCAATTTGAGCATTCGCAGCAAGAGTTGGCTTTACAGGAAGGACCGCTTTTATTACGGTTGGACCAGCTGCAGCAAGCTCTTGTCATTCAGCAGGAGCTTGAACAAGTTCAAAGTCAAATCGAAACTGCTCAGCTTCAAGAAGCAGAAGTCAAGGCGACTTTTACGCATTTGCAGGCTGAAGTGAGCAAAAACATCGAAACAAAACAAAAAGCAATCCTTAAACAAACCGAGCTTAAAGATCAGTTGAAGTTGGTGGAATCGACAGCTGTATCCAGACAGCTATTACAATCTGCGTCTCAAGAAAAGAAGGCAATTGAACAACTCCAAGCCCAAGAGCTTGAAGCTAAGAAGGCCAGAGAAGAAAAAGCTGGCGCTTACTCGGCAGTGGAACAAAGTCAATTGCAATTAGCTGCCAAGCAGCAAGCCTTTCAGGTTACATTGTCAGAATGGCTGAAGGAGTTGCAGGAAACTGGTAAAGAGGTTAACTTGCAACTTGCAGCGTTCACCAAGTTCGTTCCTGCTTTACAAGCTTACAAAGAGAGACAAAAGCAGAGCTGGAAAAGGCAAGAACGTCATGCTTTGGCGGCGATTCTTGCCAATGAACTAATGGATGGGGATCACTGTCCTGTATGTGGTGCGACAGAGCATCCGTCAAAGCAGCATAGCGAAGTCTCAGCTGAAACTGCAAATGATCTAGAGGCAAATGAAGAACTGCTTGGACAGGTAGAAGAGCTGCTTCAGCTTGCAAAAGAGCGTCAATTCACGGGGCAGCAGTTGCTGCGTAGATTGGGAATCGTCTATCAGCAAGCGGTTGATTTCGCTATTCCGACTTCAACCGGACTGGGACAAAGTGAAGTAAGCAGTGAACAGTCCCTAATGTTATGGGGTGAGGCTGCTGCCGGGAAAGAAGTAGGAGCTTATGCCATTTTGGGGGCACTACAGGAAGATAGTAGTTTTGAGGCTTTCCGTGAGGAATGGAAAGTTGTGGAAGCAAGCCTATCTACCTGTATTTCCCAGTCTGAAGAACTTGAACATTCTTTCCAAAGTCTGCAGAAAGAGCATGCACTTCTTGCACAACAATTCGTGCAAGCAGGTGCTCAGATGCAAGCGGCTGCGAGCTTGTTATCGGAAACGAATAGCAGGTTAACTTCAATTACTACAACACTAGGTGCGCAGTTAAAAGGTTGGCAAGAGCGTTATGCGGAGCTTTCTTGGGTAGACGTGGACCAGCAGCTTGAACAGCTACTTGCCAATGAGCGATTAGCTGAGGAGCTCCGCGGCCGAATTGAGAAGAGCATCCCGTTTCTTGACGAGCTAAACGGGAAGATCGACGAGCTCCAGCGCGCCGCACTGGAGCAGGATCGTACTGCCCTGCAGCTGCATGAACGGCTGCAGGGCTTGGCGCTGCTCGCCGCCGATAAATCGCGGCAGCTCGCTTTGCGCGAGCCCGGCGCGGCTGTGCCGCAGCTCATCGCGGAGGCGACCTCCGCGCTAGAGCAGCTGCGGCAGCTCGCGCAGCAGACCAAGCTCGCGCACGCTGCTGCGCAGCGCGAGCAGCTCTTGGCGGCGCAGCGTTACAGCGCCGCCGCCGAAGCCGCTGCCGCCGCCGCGCGGCAGCTGGCGCAGACCGAGCGCGCGCTGCACGGCGCGCTCACGGATAACGGCTTCGCGTCGCGCGAAGCCGCAGAAGCCGCGGCGCTGGCGCCCGAGCAGCGCCGCCAATGGGCGCAGCTCGCGGCTGAGCACCGCGAGCGCGAACAGGCGCTGCGCGCCCAGCTTGCGCAGCTGGCAGCGAAGCTGCAGGGCCGCGGTCTGAGCGCGGACGAGTGGGCGCAGTCGCAGGCGCAGCTGAGCGCCGCGAAAGCGGCCGCCGAGGCCGCGCTCGAGACGCGGGCCAAGGCGACGCAGGGCGCGAGCGAGCTCGCTACTCGGCATGCGCGGTGGTGCGAGCTTGAGGCGCGTCGTGCCGAACAGGCGACGCAGCTGGAACGGCTTGGCAAGCTGCAAGCCGTGCTTAAGGCCAATGCCTTCGTCGAATATCTCGCCGAAGAACAGCTCATGCAAGTTAGCCGCGCAGCTTCGGAGCGGCTAAGTGAATTAACGCGTCGACGCTATGCGATTGAGGTCGACTCTGGAGGAGGCTTCGTCATTCGTGATGATGCCAACGGCGGAGTAAAGCGCCCCGTAAGTACGCTGTCGGGCGGTGAAACGTTCCTTACCTCGCTGGCGTTAGCGCTCGCGCTTTCGGCACAGATTCAGCTGAAGGGGGAATATCCGCTAGAATTCTTCTTCCTCGATGAGGGCTTCGGTACGCTCGACCAAGAGCTGCTGGACATGGTCATCGGTGCGCTTGAGAAGCTTCATATGGACAGTCTAGCCGTGGGCGTCATTTCCCACGTTCCAGAGCTCCGTGCTCGTCTAGCTCGTAAATTAATCGTTCTCCCAGCAGAGCCGTCTGGGCGCGGGAGCCGCATTGTAGTTGAGGAACTATAG